From a single Apium graveolens cultivar Ventura chromosome 2, ASM990537v1, whole genome shotgun sequence genomic region:
- the LOC141706363 gene encoding uncharacterized protein LOC141706363, translating into MENKLKLKFSRMFRSSLDSCRSKSISDVSTVEQPFFFPENRHHHHQLIQLFSPKPPPPPRSFPSFCKPKSPEHKNTHLIPRNRAINCDRQNDYTQTPKMTSPSSFLPPLANTMFNDCNPRPKHRRHRRSKSRKIRQKNKDKFDAFFRSVATNYYGWYSSSEDEKENTSKFDDDTTFFSSKSMSSDSSSVSFGAAAKKNVAATGQSATKQHSRDSDDENELTNIFSGADVKVKDSFAVVKRSNDPYNDFRTSMVEMIVEMQIFGSKDLENLLQCFLSLNSITHHKVIIHVFTEIWEALFSDWN; encoded by the coding sequence ATGGAAAACAAACTCAAACTAAAATTCTCTCGTATGTTCCGCTCATCCCTAGATTCTTGCCGTTCAAAAAGTATCTCCGACGTTTCAACGGTGGAGCAGCCTTTTTTCTTCCCGGAAAATCGTCACCACCATCACCAACTCATCCAGCTCTTCTCCCCAAAACCACCACCTCCTCCTCGTTCATTTCCTTCATTTTGCAAACCCAAATCACCGGAACATAAAAATACCCATCTCATTCCGAGAAATAGGGCTATTAATTGTGATCGCCAAAACGACTACACTCAAACACCCAAAATGACTAGCCCAAGTTCTTTCCTCCCTCCTCTGGCAAACACTATGTTCAATGACTGTAACCCCCGACCTAAACACAGAAGACATAGGAGGAGTAAATCAAGAAAAATTCGACAAAAGAACAAGGACAAGTTCGATGCGTTTTTTAGGTCAGTAGCTACCAATTATTATGGGTGGTATAGTAGTAGTGAAGATGAAAAAGAAAATACTAGTAAATTTGATGATGACACCACATTTTTCTCCTCCAAATCAATGTCTTCCGACTCCTCCTCGGTGTCTTTTGGTGCTGCAGCTAAGAAAAATGTGGCAGCGACGGGTCAAAGTGCAACAAAACAACATTCCCGTGATTCTGATGATGAGAATGAGTTGACAAATATATTTTCAGGGGCGGATGTAAAAGTGAAAGATAGTTTTGCGGTGGTTAAGCGTTCCAATGATCCGTACAATGATTTTAGGACATCAATGGTGGAGATGATAGTGGAGATGCAAATATTTGGGTCCAAAGATCTTGAAAACTTGTTGCAGTGTTTTCTTTCACTCAACTCAATCACTCACCACAAAGTTATCATCCATGTTTTCACTGAGATTTGGGAAGCTCTATTCTCTGATTGGAACTGA